A segment of the Labrys wisconsinensis genome:
TAGGTCCGGGTCTCGCGCACGCCCGGCACGCTCCACAGCGCCTCGCCGAGGAAGCGGCGATAGGCGGCCATGTCGGCGACGCGGACCTTGAGGAGATAGTCGAAGCCGCCGGCCACCATGTGGCACTCGATGACGTCGCGCGTGCGCCGCACCGCGCCGGCGAAGCGGTCGAACACGTCGGGCGTGGTCTTGTCGAGCAGAACCTCGACGAAGACGAGGAAGGAGCGGTCGAGCCGGGTCGGGTCGAGCCGGGCGCCGTAGCCGGTGATGAAGCCCTCGCGCGTCAGCCGCTTCACCCGCTCGGTGGTGGCGGTCGGCGACAGGCCGACCTGGTCGGCGAGGTCGACGGTGGCGATGCGCCCGTCGGCCTGCAGGATGGCGAGGATCTTGCGGTCGGTGCGGTCGAGCGACGATGGGGCCATACGGCAATTTCACCATTGAATCGTCATATCATAGCGAATTCCTCGGAAAAATCCCAAAGATCCCGATCGTTTCACCCCTGTCTTGCTGCGATAATCCAGGCCTGCCCCGGGGAGCCGCCGCCATGACCGCCGCCAGATCCGACCTGCCCATGTTCGCCGCTCCCTATGCTGCCGACGACGGCGTCATCGTCGGCCGGCTCCTCAACCAGCCGCGGCTCGACCAGGCGGCGGAGGCGCGGATCGACGCCCGCGCCACTCGCCTGATCCAGGCGATCCGCGACAGCGCCGGCTCGATCGGCGGCATCGAGGACTTCCTGCGCGAATATTCGCTCTCGACCAAGGAGGGCCTCGCCCTGATGATCCTGGCCGAGGCGCTGCTGCGCGTGCCCGACAAGGTCACCGCCGATGCGCTGATCGAGGACAAGCTGGGGCAAGGCGACTGGGCCCACCGCGAGACCAAGTCGGACGCCTTCCTGGTCTCGGCCTCGGCCTGGGCGCTCGGCGTCACCGCGCGCATCATCCAGCCCGGCGAGACGCCGGAGGGCATCGTCGCCTCGCTCGCCAAGCGCATCGGCGTGCCGACCGTGCGCACGGCGACGCGCCAGGCCATGAAGGTGCTCGGCTCGCATTTCGTGCTCGGCCAGACCATCGGCGAGGCGCTGAAGCGCGCCGCCTCGGGCGAGGCCCGCGGCTTTCGCTATTCCTTCGACATGCTGGGCGAGGGCGCCCGCACCGCCGAGGACGCGAGGCGCTACTTCAAGAGCTATGCAGACGCCATCGATGCCATCGGGCGCAATGCCGGCAACGAGGCGCTGCCGGCGCGGCCGGGCATCTCGGTCAAGCTCTCGGCGCTGCATCCGCGCTACGAGGCGGTGAGCCATGAACGGGTGATGGCCGAGCTGGTGCCCGAGGTGGTCGAGCTCGCCCGCCAGGCCAAGGGCTACGACCTCAACTTCACCATCGACGCCGAGGAGGCGGACCG
Coding sequences within it:
- a CDS encoding Lrp/AsnC ligand binding domain-containing protein; this encodes MAPSSLDRTDRKILAILQADGRIATVDLADQVGLSPTATTERVKRLTREGFITGYGARLDPTRLDRSFLVFVEVLLDKTTPDVFDRFAGAVRRTRDVIECHMVAGGFDYLLKVRVADMAAYRRFLGEALWSVPGVRETRTYTVMEEVKAEPGLPV